The DNA window ATCAGAGGTATTATGATACTGATAGTGATGAGGTTGATGTTAGTTTTATGGATTTGAGGAAAAATAAGTGTAAAAGTATTAATCATATTGTTCGTGGTGAAATGGGTATGATGGGTGTTAATATTGTTGCTGATAATAGAAATGTGAATAGGATGGTGAAAGATCGAAACTTTGACCCAATGAGAGGGATGAGGAATTCaatgaatgagaaaagaaaagggTATTTCGAGAATGTAGGTATTAATaacgatgatgatgatgatgttgaggAAGAGGTGGATGAAGAGGAAGACGACGAGGATGGAGAAGGAAGCGTTGGAGGGAGTGAATTAGCTGCAGAGATAAGGGGATTTGCCGAGAGGTTTAtgagaatggagagtaaaaaGATTGAGATGATGAAGGAGACAGAGAGGTTTAGGATGGAAATGGAGAAAAGGAGAATGGAAATGATTCTCGAGACACAGAGGAATCTAATTGATACTATCAATAGTGTCGTTGGATCGCATAAGAAAGTGAAGGTTTCTCATGAATTTTGATCTCCTTTGCAACATTTCTTGGTATGGAAAGAAGTGGTTGATGCTAAAAGAACTCGAGGTTTCATCAAGTTTACaccttttttaaattttgtttccaAGAAAATGGCTTCGATTTTCAAGTGTTAAGCATAGTGGGATGTTCTTATTTATGGGGCATTTTCATTCTTCTAACATTTGTTTCTTAATTATTGTTAGGAATAATTAGCATTTCTGTCACTTGTCTTGGTAGAAATGTAAATTTATTCTGTGCTGGATTTGAGCTAACCAAACAAATTCAGACTACTCTTGGTTGGTTGTTCAACATCAACAATGCAATAAGATAGATCTTTCTTTCGGTTGTTAACTTATGGCTGCTTTCTTCCTTCTTATGTTCTAATGATTCATGCTTTTCAATTGGCATCTGCTGTGAAAACTATATACTTGTTTGTATGATCCCACAACCAATGATCAAgctgtaagtgaaatgtattttgtatatattttgtaaaagttTGGCTCTTGGTACCCTCCTGCTATTGTTAGTGCTTATGTTTTCATAAATGATGTGATTTTGCTtttcttgagccgagggtctatcggaaacagcctttgggtatgttgttgttggttctTGGTACcctatatcaatatgattgcatTGTGGTCACTTCTATTTACAATCCAGATGCCATAACTTTACAGGAAGGGATTTGATAGTATAGTAGAACTGTTGCAGGTTATGAGAATTTGCTTGTTCCTACATTCATTGTTGTTCTTACTGTCAAATCTGCAGGCActcattttcatttccttgatatggTATAGGTGGTTTCTTTATCTTCCGTTTTCGTGCAGCTTTCTTGGGAGGATAGTAGTACCTCATCTTTAACATCTTTTGGTGACGCTTAGATTATGTTCAAAGTGTAAAGACTACGTGAAAAACGAAGAATCGTGCGACCTTGTCAAAGTTGAGCAGAATGAAGCATACACCAGATTTTAATGAGTTGGAATGTCATAAATTGGGATTT is part of the Solanum stenotomum isolate F172 chromosome 8, ASM1918654v1, whole genome shotgun sequence genome and encodes:
- the LOC125874312 gene encoding trihelix transcription factor ASIL1-like, which codes for MATPSSPPPLLLPPPESNQPQISPNPPIPSPQKKTQPIPWTHQETFNLIQAYQEKWYSLKKGQLKASQWEEVAITVAARCGFDEPSKSATQCRHKIEKLRKRYRAERLKPYPNSWQYFDLMDRMERGPLPIAAHPVAMVKCQNSNSTSDQRYYDTDSDEVDVSFMDLRKNKCKSINHIVRGEMGMMGVNIVADNRNVNRMVKDRNFDPMRGMRNSMNEKRKGYFENVGINNDDDDDVEEEVDEEEDDEDGEGSVGGSELAAEIRGFAERFMRMESKKIEMMKETERFRMEMEKRRMEMILETQRNLIDTINSVVGSHKKVKVSHEF